In the Bacteroidota bacterium genome, CCAGCGGGAAGACAGGAAATAAGAAGTGATACAGGTGCGCTTCAAAATAAAAAAATGAGAAGCTGCCGTATTCAAGTTCACTTTCTCACCAATATTTTTTCCGACTGCCGTTGCCGCTTGCTCCTTTGGAGCTGATTTCTGGTAGTGGGTCAGTTTGAAAATTCTTAGCGCCTTAGCGTCTTTGCGGTTTAATAAAAGAATGGTTTAGGAACCGCGAAGGCGCCAAGGCGCGAAGTTGAATCGGAAAAGAGCAAACTGAGCCTCTACCTGATTTCTGCTTAATTCCCCAATACAACTTTTCTTGCTAAATTTGCGCCCTTTAACACCAATGGGTAGTTTCAAAACACCCTGATCAATCAATAACAACTATGAACGAACAACTTATTTATCTGGTTCCCGCATTGGGAATTCTCGGACTCATTTTCATGATCCTCAAATCGGCGTGGGTGAGTAAACAGGATGCGGGAAACGATCGCATGAAAGAAATTGCAGGATATGTTTCAGAAGGAGCGATGGCATTCCTGAAAGCTGAATATCGCATTCTCGCAATTTATGTCGTACTCGCCGGCAGCGCACTCGGTTGGTTGAGCCAAGAGGTAACTACTTCTCACATTCTTATCGTCGCTGCATTTGTTTGCGGATGTATTTTTTCTGCACTCGCCGGATTTTTCGGAATGCGAATCGCTACAAAAGCAAACGTTCGCACAACGCAGGCGGCGAGAACTTCTCTTGCAAAAGCACTGAGAGTTTCTTTCACCGGCGGAACAGTGATGGGACTCGGTGTTGCCGGACTCGCAGTTCTCGGACTAAGTATGCTCTTCATTATTTTTTTCCAGTTTTTCATGCAGAGTTCACTTGCGAATGGCGGATATGAAAAAATGACGCAGGTACTTGAAGTGCTCGCAGGATTTTCTGTGGGTGCAGAATCGATCGCGCTTTTCGCTCGTGTGGGCGGTGGAATTTATACCAAAGCCGCAGATGTTGGAGCCGATCTCGTTGGAAAAGTAGAGGCAGGAATTCCGGAAGATGATCCGCGTAATCCCGCAACCATTGCAGATAACGTTGGTGATAATGTGGGTGACGTTGCAGGAATGGGCGCCGATCTTTTCGGATCGTACGTCGCAACAGTTCTCGCGTCGATGGTGCTGGGCAATTATGTGATTCGCGATATGGTTGCAGCGAATGGAAATTATGATGTGATCCCGTTCAAAGGACTCGGCCCCATTTTTCTTCCACTCATGATCTCTGCTGCAGGATTATTCGCTTCCATCATCTCCAGTTATTTTGTGAAGGTTGCCGACAATGCAAAAACAGATACACGTACCGTACAACGGGCACTCAATATCGGAAACTGGTCTTCGATTCTTCTCTCGCTCGTAGCCGCTTATTTTCTCATTCAGCAATGTTTGCCTGCAACAATGAACATCAGTGTTTTCAACGCGGGTGAATTCGGAAAAGCAACTACAACAAGTATGCATATTTTCTATGCGGTGATGATCGGAATGTTTGTAGGTGGTGCAATTTCATTTATCACCGAATATTTTACCGGCCTCGGCGGGCGTCCTGTAAGAGGCATCGTCGAAAAATCTGCGACAGGTGCAGCAACAAATATTATCGCCGGGCTCGGAACAGGAATGTTATCTACTGCACTTCCTGTAATTCTTTTCGCAGGTGCGATCTGGGGCGCGTATTCACTCGCAGGATTTTACGGAGTAGGAATTGCAGCGTGCGCGATGATGGCGAACACCGCAATGCAATTGGCGATCGATGCATTCGGTCCCATTGCAGACAACGCCGGCGGAATTGCAGAGATGAGTGAACTTCCTGCAGAGGTTCGAGAGAAAACAGACGTACTCGATTCAGTTGGAAATACAACTGCTGCTATCGGGAAAGGATTTGCAATTGCATCCGCAGCGCTTACTGCACTCGCACTTTTCGCTGCTTACGTAACATTCACCGGCATCAACGGAATAAATATTTTCGATGCAAAAGTTCTCGCTGCGTTATTTCTCGGCGGAATGATCCCGGTTGTTTTCTCCGCGCTCGCTATGAATTCGGTTGGTAAAGCAGCAATGGATATGGTGAATGAAGTACGCCGGCAGTTCCGCGAAATACCCGGCATCATGGAAGGAAAAGGAAAACCTGAATATGCAAAGTGTGTTGCTATTTCCACGAAAGCTGCATTGCGCCAGATGTTATTGCCGGGCGTGATCACGATCGTAACTCCAATCATTGTTGGATTGGTGATGGGCGCAGAAGCGCTCGGTTCTTATATGGCAGGCGTAACCGTGAGCGGTGTACTCTGGGCAATTTTCCAGAACAATGCCGGTGGTGCGTGGGACAATGCAAAAAAATCTTTTGAAAAAGGTGCGGAGATAGAAGTGAACGGCAAGAAAGAAATTTTTTATAAAAAATCTGATCCGCATAAAGCGGCTGTCGTTGGTGATACGGTTGGTGATCCTTTCAAAGATACTTCCGGCCCGTCGATGAATATTCTCATCAAGCTTTCCTGTCTCGTTGGACTCATGCTTGCACCACTTCTCGCCGGACACAATGCTACCGCAATGAACAACATGTGCAAAGGAAATTCCTGCTGCACCCAGATGATGAATATGAAATGCGATCTGAATAAATGCATGCACATGACGCAGCAACAATGCGCGCAGTATTGCGACTCGATGAAATGTACGCCCGAAGAAAAAGAAATGTGTTTGAAACATGCAATGGGTGGAAGCTGCTACGATTCGACAAAGTGCAATAAGTAAATAGTTATCTCAAAATTGAGATTCAATCATGAAATTCCAAAAAAAGTAAAGCTCCAAATTCCAAAAGACGGCACAGTTAACCAATGAACTTTGGGATTTTCGATTTGTGATTTTCCGGAAATGACTGTTTAATTTCGAGGTGAGTTCTACTGAGAAAATATTTTTTGAAGAAAGCCATTCCGTGAGGAGTGGCTTTTTTTATTGAGGATACTAATTGCGAATTACCCGAATATCCGGATCAGGATTTGTGAAATGTGCAATTTACGCGGCTGCACGCGCTTTACATTTAAAATCTGCAAATTATTCTTCCCGCGTTATCCGGAATTCAATTTTCTTTTATGGTTGGACTCCTCTACGTTTGTCAGGTAACGAAATTGAAATAAAAAACAGAGCCATGAAAAAGAAACTGACTATTCTATGCCTGCTCACTTCTCTTTTCGCTTTCGCGCAGAAGGACAGCACCATTCTGCTTAAAAAGAATTCACTCAACTTCCAGGCAGGTGGAATTTCTTTTTTCCCACAAGTAAATTACGAACGGATTTTTTACCAGAAGAAAAAACTCAAACTTAATGCTTCCATCGGAATAGATCCTGTCGATATGTTTTTTGCCGCGGTTTTCAATGGCCCGAAATTCATTGGCACAGTCGAATCAGACGCCATGCTCGGAAGAAAAAATAATTTCCTGGAAATGGGAATTGGAAATCTTTTGGAATATAAATCTTCAGGCGAATATCCCCGCAGGAAAACAGAATCCTATTTGCTTTACGGGCCAGGCGATCCTGATGGTTTTCAATATGGCGTCAAGGACGTAAAAACAGTGAATTATTATCAAGCAAAATTCAATATGAGGATCGGATACCGGTATCAGAATGTAAATAAGAAATTTTACTTCCGCATCGCATGGATACCAACCGTGATTTTGAAACTGGGTTATAAAATGGAACCTTACGATCAATTAATAAGATTACGCGGCAGTATATGGGGTGACTCTTATTACAACGACTACAGACCGATCCCGTCGGAATATCATCCATCTGGTCACGGTGTCGAATCCA is a window encoding:
- a CDS encoding sodium-translocating pyrophosphatase, which translates into the protein MNEQLIYLVPALGILGLIFMILKSAWVSKQDAGNDRMKEIAGYVSEGAMAFLKAEYRILAIYVVLAGSALGWLSQEVTTSHILIVAAFVCGCIFSALAGFFGMRIATKANVRTTQAARTSLAKALRVSFTGGTVMGLGVAGLAVLGLSMLFIIFFQFFMQSSLANGGYEKMTQVLEVLAGFSVGAESIALFARVGGGIYTKAADVGADLVGKVEAGIPEDDPRNPATIADNVGDNVGDVAGMGADLFGSYVATVLASMVLGNYVIRDMVAANGNYDVIPFKGLGPIFLPLMISAAGLFASIISSYFVKVADNAKTDTRTVQRALNIGNWSSILLSLVAAYFLIQQCLPATMNISVFNAGEFGKATTTSMHIFYAVMIGMFVGGAISFITEYFTGLGGRPVRGIVEKSATGAATNIIAGLGTGMLSTALPVILFAGAIWGAYSLAGFYGVGIAACAMMANTAMQLAIDAFGPIADNAGGIAEMSELPAEVREKTDVLDSVGNTTAAIGKGFAIASAALTALALFAAYVTFTGINGINIFDAKVLAALFLGGMIPVVFSALAMNSVGKAAMDMVNEVRRQFREIPGIMEGKGKPEYAKCVAISTKAALRQMLLPGVITIVTPIIVGLVMGAEALGSYMAGVTVSGVLWAIFQNNAGGAWDNAKKSFEKGAEIEVNGKKEIFYKKSDPHKAAVVGDTVGDPFKDTSGPSMNILIKLSCLVGLMLAPLLAGHNATAMNNMCKGNSCCTQMMNMKCDLNKCMHMTQQQCAQYCDSMKCTPEEKEMCLKHAMGGSCYDSTKCNK